One Defluviimonas sp. SAOS-178_SWC DNA window includes the following coding sequences:
- a CDS encoding DUF6476 family protein, with translation MNDAPLGESADRPPELRFLKVLVSVLAGTMILGLITIIALIVIRFPTAMSSRPALPETVSLPEGVRAEAVTFGRGWIAVVTDTNEILILDPKSGALHQRVAIEPGN, from the coding sequence ATGAACGACGCTCCACTGGGCGAAAGCGCGGACCGGCCGCCGGAACTGCGCTTTCTGAAGGTATTGGTCTCGGTTCTGGCCGGGACGATGATCCTCGGCCTGATAACGATCATCGCGCTGATTGTCATCCGCTTCCCCACCGCAATGTCCTCGCGCCCGGCCCTGCCCGAGACCGTCAGCCTGCCCGAGGGCGTCCGGGCCGAGGCCGTCACCTTCGGCCGCGGATGGATTGCGGTCGTCACGGACACCAATGAAATCCTGATCCTCGACCCGAAGTCCGGGGCACTCCATCAGCGCGTGGCGATCGAGCCGGGCAACTGA